The proteins below come from a single Bartonella schoenbuchensis R1 genomic window:
- a CDS encoding RNA polymerase factor sigma-32 → MRNLSNAVYKSSKNYSDADKSLGRNMMRSAMQAPYLEKKKEHDLALRWKDKRDDKAMHQIAAAHMRLVISIASRFKRFKMPLSDLVQEGYVGLLEAAARFEPDRDVRFSTYATWWIRASIQDYILRNWSIVRGGTSSSQKALFFNLRRLRAQLVQDDSTMSKQDIFRVISEKLGVSVSDVETMDFRFSGTDNSLSMSVSENDDNSVTKLDTLVDEKPLPDSLIEKVIDGQRRTQWLYDALQILNERELEIIRFRRLNEESATLEFLGEKLGISKERVRQIEARALQKLRCALLNVNPADAYEV, encoded by the coding sequence ATGCGTAATCTTTCAAATGCAGTTTACAAAAGTAGCAAAAATTATAGCGATGCTGACAAAAGTCTGGGACGCAATATGATGCGTTCTGCAATGCAGGCGCCTTATCTTGAAAAAAAGAAGGAGCATGATTTAGCTTTACGCTGGAAGGACAAGCGTGATGATAAAGCTATGCACCAAATTGCAGCAGCGCATATGCGTTTGGTTATTTCAATTGCTAGTCGTTTTAAGCGCTTTAAAATGCCATTAAGCGACTTGGTTCAAGAAGGATATGTGGGGCTTTTAGAGGCGGCTGCGCGTTTTGAACCGGACCGGGATGTGCGTTTTTCAACCTATGCAACATGGTGGATTCGTGCTTCTATTCAAGATTATATTTTGCGCAATTGGTCGATTGTTCGAGGGGGAACGAGTTCTTCCCAAAAAGCTCTTTTCTTTAATCTTCGTCGTTTGCGGGCTCAATTGGTGCAAGATGATAGCACTATGAGCAAACAAGATATTTTTCGCGTTATTTCTGAAAAGCTTGGTGTTTCAGTGAGCGATGTTGAAACGATGGACTTTCGCTTTTCTGGCACTGATAATTCATTGAGTATGTCTGTTTCTGAGAATGATGATAATTCAGTTACTAAACTTGATACTTTAGTGGATGAAAAGCCGCTTCCTGATTCTTTAATTGAAAAAGTAATTGATGGTCAAAGACGCACACAGTGGCTTTATGATGCTTTACAAATTTTAAATGAACGAGAGCTTGAAATTATTCGTTTTCGCCGCTTAAATGAAGAAAGTGCTACTTTAGAATTTTTAGGTGAGAAATTAGGAATTTCAAAAGAGCGGGTGCGCCAAATTGAAGCGCGCGCTTTGCAAAAGCTGCGTTGTGCTTTGCTTAATGTTAACCCAGCTGATGCTTATGAAGTGTAA